The stretch of DNA AACACCCTCTCGAATTTGGACACACCCCGTTTCATTAGACTCCTCTATTGTTGGCATTATAAACCCACAAAGCGAAATCTATTCAGAGTGACACTCGACAAGATTGTCATGGTCTTGAGTTAGGGTTTTTTTCGGGTTCGAGTTtgagtttgggtttgggtttgggtcaTACAATATGCACACCCTTCGAAATTGAATGCCGGGCGTAAAACTTTTGAAAAGGACACTCACAAGCTGGACAGCACCGAATATGGGGGTCaactgatgatgatgattatgatgatgatgatgatgatgagatGACTGCAAATTAGATTACAAACGCTGACGATGatgattttaatgatggtGCAAATCAGCCACACATGGGAGTATGACTATCCCTTAACCCCATTTCAACCAACTTACCCCGGTTTACATGCCTTAAATCTCTATGGACAACAAGAAGTGCCCTCAAATGTGCTCTTGTTCTGGATAAAGAAGATAAATCGAAAATTTAGCACTTGCAGTTCGGTTGAATTCACATGAAGTGAACAATTTTGTACAGAGAACACCCCCTGTTTCGATTTGAAACCAGTTTATTCAACCCTTTAGTATGCAAAGTGGGTGCAATTAAACGAACCAATTAAACCTCATTAGGAACTGCACCTCAAATAAAAACGCCAAAATCGTTtagtacaaaatatataaaagtttattaacaATATCAATTCGTTTCAAGATATCGGtaataatttagaaatattgTTGATAATATGAAAGCAACTGAGAAGATTTAGCACCTAACACAAAACTTAGCAAAGTATTTGGTTAATCGAAGTGTGCAAGTCCCATggttataaaattcatattacGTTAAGAATTTAGAGTTGGAATTCGGCAATATACAAATATCCATTAACGTTTCATGTACAATCTGCGGTAGTAGAGGGCTCGACTTATAAATCCGTTTTTGGGTCCGGTACTCATTTCCCCGTCGATTTTTGGAATAGCTGGATCGCCCACATCACTCTTGGTTATTGGGACATCATTGGTTTCAAATGGGCACTTTTTAgacaacgacgacgacgacgacggtAAAGGTTTGATGACAGTCTGCTTGGAGTACagaatatacaaattttcagGCTTCTTTTTTTCCCGATTAGTTATTATAACTTACCTGAATCCAGGAAAGGGACCTTTTGGCTTTATCTGTTGAGAGCAGGCTGCGTCCCATATCACGAATTTGAGAAATCCACAGATTTACTTTAGCTTTGGCCATGCTGACTGAAACGACAATTGGATAAAaccgaataaatattaaagaaaaaaaaactaacttttCGGAGTGATCAAATTTTGATTTCTATGATTttttactgaaaaaaaaaaaatgtatttatttatttgctcccAGTATGTCTGTTCTAGATGCGAACGAAATGGAACTGAGCTAAAATGGGCTGGAGCCAGTCAACTGGACTTTGACAGTTGAATTCGTTCGGTCCATGGCCTACTTTGTAAtggaatttcaaaaatatataatctaaatatttcagattgCTTTGATTTAGTTTAAAGGATGGAATTTAAATCAAAGACAAGATATATTTGTCATATTTTGGTCACTACTTTGGGACTTCAAAATGCTTAATATTCAAAGAATGTGCTTTCGTCAAAGTATTTTACGGGGAAAGATAGTTGATATTTTGAAAGTTATTGCTGATACTTGGTAGCAAATTGAAACGGAGTAAAATTCTTCACTCAGAGGAGACTTAGTACCTAAAAAAGAGACCATAATAAAACCCatttatggaatttaaatCAAAGACAAGATATATTTGTCATATTTTGGTCACTACTTTGGGACTTCAAAATGCTTAATATTCAAAGAATGTGCTTTCGTCAAAGTATTTTACGGGGAAAGATAGTTGATATTTTGAAAGTTATTGCTGATACTTGGTAGCAAATTGAAACGGAGTAAAATTCTTCACCCAGTGGCCACTCAACGGACAcgtgtggtggtggtggtggtggtggaagATGTGGGTGTTGCGAGGTGGGTGGTGGGAGGTGGTTGACAACGTCTGGAAAACGGAAAAGCAGGAAATGGAGGGAGACACACGAGGAGGATAAACGACACCAGACAAACTTCGTCGGCTTTTGGTTTGGAGTTCCGGGTTCACCATACACCATACACTATACACTATacaccatacaacatataccAATACCAATTCCAAGCCAAGCCGAACCGAGACGAGACGAGCCAAACAAACCATCCCCATGACCATGCCCTCATCACTCGACATTGATGGAGCGAAGCCATGGAACATTAGCTAAATCTTATAGAGAATTTCGCACTACATGAGGAAGTCGGAGGGTGCAGGGTGCAGGGGGAAGGGTCCAGGGGCTTCCACCTCCCCAAAAAACCCACACCATCCGCACCTTAACGGGGTTGCAAGGGAAAACATAGCTCAAAGAGTCGCCATGCAGAGGAACAAATTGGTAAGACTGGGTCCTTGATAAGAGACTGGAATTCAAAGCAATTCTGATATATTTCagtgatttttattattattttattttattatatttttaaaatttattttaatattattatttattccgAAAGTCAAATGgctttattatatatttcattgcatacttttcagCGTCTTAAAAAGTGATTTCAAAACCCTAGTAATCAATCGCTATTTTAAATAtggtacatatattttatgtttatttttaattttaataaaaacaagaagcatTGCCTGAATTTacctaaaataataataattcacaaggtatttttttattgaaaattctTCAGTAAGAGccatttttatacaatattttcctGTGCAATTCTCTCTCTGCAGGGATGCGATGGTTGGGGATGGGTAGTGTCAACAGAAGTCGTATAAGGACACGTTCAACCCCAGAAGGGAATGGCAAACGGAAAGAACAGGAAAATCCCAGTCATCCAGGCAAGAGTTGCGAactttggtttggtttggtttggtttgcttGGGCTCAACGATGGCCCCGTTTTTTGATTAGAATGCCCTCCCATTTCTGCATTCAGCTCACCCAAAAGGTCCAAGTGATGTAATGAACCAAAAAAGGAAATTCATCTGGGTAGCTAAATGTAACAATATATCAAACTAAAAGGTAGCAACAATGACTAAGATGATGAAAACACCATGCAAAAAGATTAGAAAGCAAACATTAAGAATCAATCAAGTGGAAAGgatcaaaacaaacaaataaataataaataaacttaagaCGAGTACCCAAAAATactaatgttttaaaaactgtaCACAAAAAGAATATTAGCCATTAATGAATAATCAAACGATATTGCAACTAAACCAAATGTAACTTTAAAGagaacacttttaaaaatacatattatgCTTAGCTCTAATAAAAATCCAGCTCCCAAGTTAATAatactaaattaatttaatttagctcTAGCAGTTCTTCGAGgtacaaaattcaaaatctaaaatttccttaaaataaatatatctaaaGTAAAGAGCCATAATGCAGGAAAacgaattatttaaataataaaaccaaaattaatcGATAATTTAAGAATTCAGAGGTGGCACACCTATGTCCTATTGCTGCTCCCGGAACATAAAGTCCCAGGGAATGCAGACGATGCCATCGGTGGGCACCGACCAATAGTTGGTGATGTGCAGACTGAGACCACGGCAGGATTGGACGCCGCTTTGGAGTAATTGGCGCAGGGCCAGGACCATTTTGTCGGGCGTCACCGAGTCGTCCTTGCTGAGTCGCTGCAGGCCCAGTTCCAGCTGGCATTGCCGCCACAACTGCCGCTCCACCTGGATGTCCCTGCGATAGCGACTGCAGCGGCCACTGGCCACCTCCAGGTTGCGGCAAATGAACTCAATCAGTTCGCGGCCCGAACATGAGGCGGGTGCCAAGAAGAGACCCGTTTGACTGACCTTGGGCGCATCAGTGTCCGGCACAACGGCCAGCTGGTGATCCTGCAGCGTGGCCGGCAACTCCGGGACACTCTCCTCCAGCTTCAAATGCTCACTGACCGCCCGTATCACCCGCCTGAGACTGCCGGCATATGCGCGAGCCTCACAGCCCGGCTCCGGCACCTTGCGCCTCTCGATCCGGATGCCAAGGAGTACGGCGGACAGGGTATTCTCGTACAGCGGCACCAGCTTCAGTTGCTCATCGTGCAGACGCATCTCGGCGAGGAAGGCCAGCCAGCCGGCGGGTGTATCGCCGGAGAAGAGCATCACATCGCCCTCCAGACTAATGCCCGTGTACGGGGCAAAGGCCACGAATCGATTGTGCAGAGCGCCCAGCTGATTGCTGGTCACACCCTCTTGCCGATCCTGGGCCAGCTTCTGAAGACTCCGGAGGCAATCGTGATAGCGCTCTATGTTGCAGCCGCAATCGTAGCGCGATCCTCGAATGCCCAGCAATTGGACCAAAGAGCCCTCCAGGCTCGCGATCTGGGAGCGCAGGCTGGTCACTTCGGAGGCCTGCGAACGGGCCAACGCCTGTCGCATCCACGTGTCCAGCGGGTGCTCCTTTCGGGCATCCCCAAACCATTCCTTTAGGGCATTACAGGGCTTTTCGACTGGCGCCTGCGGCGGTCGTATCTTTTCCCTGGCCGGTTTCAATTTGTTTCTCCTCAGCACTTTCTCTAGCTCTCTTACCATCTCCTGTCCCTAAAACGGAAAAGGCattgaattattaatatatattttagatacATTTATGGGAAATAATAGTTTTTCATCTCACTTTGTCCTTACCTATTACAAATCGATTGCTTTTTGTGATCATCATgagcaaattttaattaaaaaaaaaaaacaaatttatttttattaattgtttttgaaaacgGCTTTATTTTGGATATTTATgcttatatgttttaatacaattaattttccgaTATATCCGATATCGTTGTCTGATTTAAATAGAACTATAGTACCGTTATTCTAAAATAGGCAGCCCTGACTACATCTCGAAGTTAATTcgttaaagtttaaatactcttgtatttttttatgattatgattttttcaattttttctaaTTGTTTCAACTATGAGCTTTATGGTAAGTATTTTCCTTATATAATACCAGCAATAGAAATAAGACTTTTGGGAATGTTTCATCCAGAaagatttaaaactaaacaaaattttaatagatttcCTTTAATAacatgtgaaaaaatatacatattttaactTTGAATGTTTTGGCTGCGGTTGGAGATTTTTCCTACATACTTTTGACTAAAATTATGATACACTCTGCAAGggtactttaaataaaatatttcgatGTAACACTTTATAGTTGGAAATTAAGATAAATGAAGTTTTCGGCTTAAATTGAATGTACAATTGTTTCTTAAGAACCCAACCATGATTATCAGTCAACCTACTCAGCGATCTTTATTGGTTGTTTACTGTACCTGTACCTGTACCTGTTCCAGATCCCGTTCCTGCTCCTTTGGCAGTAGCTTACAGGACCGCAGAATGTTCCGGATGACGGCTCTGGGATCCAGCAGACTCCGGTCCACCTGCACTCTCACCAGACGACTGGCCGCCACCTGACCACCGGTCTCATCCGTATCCGAACCCGAGTCCGGAGCCGAGGACATGTAGAACTGCAGCTGACCATCGGCGGGAAGAGAACTTCCGGATGTTCCGGTCAGGGATTCCAGATGGGAGCTAAGCATACGCAGTGATTCCTCGTTGACCCGCTTCTCCGCCGGATTGCCGGACAGGCGATCCGTCTGGATGGCCTGGTAGAACGGACGGAGGGCTGTGACCAAATCCGTACTCAGCAGACGTCGGTAAGAGTTGGTGATCCTTCGGCGACCCAAGAAGCTCAATGTGATGGCCATCGCTAGTGCTGCCAGATCATaagaattttgaaaactataaaaacggTGTTGTTCTCCAGTTTGTTGCTGACAAATTTTGCTGTGAATATCTGAAAGAAACTATTCAATTTCACTTGATAAGTAACAATCAATTTGCCATATTAATAgagaaaattattaagaaaatttaaaaatcagcaAACAGTTTACTTATATTTTACAACTAGCTAACGGGTTTAACCGAGCGCAACAAAATATGGCATATCTTCCAAGTAACAAAGCAAAACCTTCTTCaaacaaattgtataattatatcaacaattgacaaaaaaaatgttaaataacaGCGAAcaatcaatttatattttacaacttAGTGAACAAAGTCAATGCAAAAAACCTGCACATACACCAAATAAATGCagtttctttttaataaaacatgaaCTGTAGTAGCCCTtaagtgttaaaaaaaatagcaaaacagTTACCCATGTGTGAacgaaaatgggaaaaagaaTATTGAGGCAATCCCAAAGGCCACATAAAATAACCCTCCTCCATTCCAAAGCGTTGACTACACcagaaaagcaaataaaactttagCACACAAAACACGCACACAAAAAGACCGTCGCACGTTAACCCTATAAAGCTGGTATTTGTTAAGTACAGAGAGAAATTTTTGTCCATACACATTTCTTTTGTCATGCACGGTGCTATGCGGCTAAAAGGggataaataatataaataataatacttgAAGCCCCAGCAAAATGCaaatcagcaacagcaaagtTACATCTGTGAAGACAttggacatttttttattttaaatgcgtaTTTTCTCGCCTGGCTTTAAAGCGGATCTTAATATCGTTCATATGTGGTAAAAACCAGGATTTTAAACGTAGTTCAGTAATATCATTTTCAAATCATGGATCtaagattatatatatatatttaatctaAAACAACTTATAAACATTTGCAATAACTCCaaatcattaattaaataattaatgtatCAATGTTATAATCAATGTGCAACATAAAGAGAAAAACTTGTTTGCACACTGAAGtgaataaacattttacacACCCGCGTTCGAAACTCTTTGAAGAGAGCAAAGAGAGTGGCGCAGGCCATTTCCCATTGCATGTGAGCAGACGTGAGagcttaaaaacaaacattaaaaagtGGAAAATAGTTTCACACGTTCGTTAAATTTGATTCAGCTTGAATCATAGTGCTCATTCTTTTCGCGTCGACGGCGAAAAAACAACCTGTCAAAAAGCGCACTGTGTGTGTTTTATTCAGTTGAAATACCTATGGGCAGGCCGCGACTCGTGGACACGTCCAACCTGGTGGTCCTGCTCCCAAATAGGACCTGTCGCTGTGTCGTCTGCGACAAGATCTTGGCCGGATTGCAGAGGAGCAACATCAAGCGACACTACGAGCGCCTCCATCCGGACATCGTTCTCCAGCGCCCGCCACGCCCACAAAGCCAGCCAAAACCACAGAGGCAATCAACCCGCAACCCAAGTAAGTACTGAAAAAATTGTTGATCCAAATCGGCTCAGC from Drosophila gunungcola strain Sukarami unplaced genomic scaffold, Dgunungcola_SK_2 000140F, whole genome shotgun sequence encodes:
- the LOC128265616 gene encoding T-cell activation inhibitor, mitochondrial isoform X2 — protein: MAITLSFLGRRRITNSYRRLLSTDLVTALRPFYQAIQTDRLSGNPAEKRVNEESLRMLSSHLESLTGTSGSSLPADGQLQFYMSSAPDSGSDTDETGGQVAASRLVRVQVDRSLLDPRAVIRNILRSCKLLPKEQERDLEQVQVQGQEMVRELEKVLRRNKLKPAREKIRPPQAPVEKPCNALKEWFGDARKEHPLDTWMRQALARSQASEVTSLRSQIASLEGSLVQLLGIRGSRYDCGCNIERYHDCLRSLQKLAQDRQEGVTSNQLGALHNRFVAFAPYTGISLEGDVMLFSGDTPAGWLAFLAEMRLHDEQLKLVPLYENTLSAVLLGIRIERRKVPEPGCEARAYAGSLRRVIRAVSEHLKLEESVPELPATLQDHQLAVVPDTDAPKVSQTGLFLAPASCSGRELIEFICRNLEVASGRCSRYRRDIQVERQLWRQCQLELGLQRLSKDDSVTPDKMVLALRQLLQSGVQSCRGLSLHITNYWSVPTDGIVCIPWDFMFREQQ
- the LOC128265616 gene encoding T-cell activation inhibitor, mitochondrial isoform X1; translated protein: MAITLSFLGRRRITNSYRRLLSTDLVTALRPFYQAIQTDRLSGNPAEKRVNEESLRMLSSHLESLTGTSGSSLPADGQLQFYMSSAPDSGSDTDETGGQVAASRLVRVQVDRSLLDPRAVIRNILRSCKLLPKEQERDLEQGQEMVRELEKVLRRNKLKPAREKIRPPQAPVEKPCNALKEWFGDARKEHPLDTWMRQALARSQASEVTSLRSQIASLEGSLVQLLGIRGSRYDCGCNIERYHDCLRSLQKLAQDRQEGVTSNQLGALHNRFVAFAPYTGISLEGDVMLFSGDTPAGWLAFLAEMRLHDEQLKLVPLYENTLSAVLLGIRIERRKVPEPGCEARAYAGSLRRVIRAVSEHLKLEESVPELPATLQDHQLAVVPDTDAPKVSQTGLFLAPASCSGRELIEFICRNLEVASGRCSRYRRDIQVERQLWRQCQLELGLQRLSKDDSVTPDKMVLALRQLLQSGVQSCRGLSLHITNYWSVPTDGIVCIPWDFMFREQQ